A single Drechmeria coniospora strain ARSEF 6962 chromosome 03, whole genome shotgun sequence DNA region contains:
- a CDS encoding putative kinetoplast-associated protein KAP, whose product MSPAPKATAPPQASERLRKTLYGWGTRVSLIITQNSHSSCGYMLVHSEIVQVFVLLVIRFLGDGGSEYCATTDACLFFLLLSPFQFHQRRLVPTMTSWSAAIQNFRIAQTGGPSNEPTQQSTESKGTFSEFRNLFTEAGRTEVEQTLPDSGLPDQLGASPAGNIRWLSGVLVRVPVPNYIPGTWFISSLDADFHPKIYMCSVNAVLRIVCTFGLPSTTTPTSEYRHHRYYLVPFHPPLLGLKDRLGCDDKTVTRFYTPPGSLDIKSQASTFASFANIAISLPAMSEIAIVATKGVFTNVRNHFPRAAEQHSRQSTALVVARSLDQCARSLHLSNAQPQAQCRIAGVNCGDDPVGPPMGRIVPPTNQTYPPTNPSTLPTIKLTAHLPTALLPPSAKLFWDTVIALVTLQATGTSFSTPTIALLRLHQLAPSGAFHGTARLSSYSSYPQAHRDQTSPSVSPRALERRLVCSDRLPCRRRPTKITIHTGGESSRSTSYNSEEDLSHNERDISITDEDDEWDDQDDFYDGDEDLFPSDSASASNEGPPVPRQARARAAPRRHRLTRQQPQYPPVQVSAPILPSVDPSEEFGHYGQGYQPQPAQRAGHFAGRGGHPQPYPGQNHYMGGYPAGNQMVPYGSYGPNPFSPMSNSSSGASYFGGEQRLMYDMMPYQQQPFYGAPQYSLPAHMQQFHLSPPPPPATEAPAQPPTPAPKEPPVDVEKIKMEAQLAAIKAHEDRQRALDEQRERDTQIRKEAEEAFMKKMDEMKKQQEEAQKEIARARAEAERAAVERVEAERRAADDRAKQEAEAMRRAEENAMRKFEAEMKAAEDRRKKEAEDRVRIEEAAKARLEAAMKAEADAKIAAEKKVAEEAERLKLIQEDAKRKAEADAAAKIEADKEAAKKKAEADEAAKKEHEALKKKIQEETKAKLEEAAKKASDKAPIKFKDAVGRKFSFPFHLCKTWQGIDDLIKQAFLHVEVIGPHVQQGHFDLIGPNGEIILPTVWEKVIEPDWSISMVMWPVEKMPPAGPKLPPGMMPGAGGRRGHMPGIPIPGPMSGVPSAGRPAGGIPPLAGWSKSGNRRPPDIDIVEVAPAPAKSGKSSSKKNSAMLTFFAGRPAKKKSSKK is encoded by the exons ATGTCACCCGCTCCCAaagcgacggcaccgcctcAGGCCTCGGAACGACTGCGCAAGACATtg TACGGATGGGGTACGAGAGTATCACTAATTATTACTCAGAATTCACACTCGTCATGCGGCTACATGCTCGTGCACTCCGAGATCGTGCAAGTATTCGTTCTCCTTGTCATCAGGTTCTTGGGTGACGGTGGTTCAGAGTATTGTGCTACTACGGACGCATGtctcttcttcctcttgcTCTCTCCATTCCAATTTCATCAACGACGGCTCGTACCGACGATGACAAGCTGGTCTGCAGCAATCCAGAACTTCCGCATCGCACAAACAGGAGGACCATCGAATGAACCAACGCAACAGAGTACCGAGAGTAAAGGAACTTTTTCGGAATTCCGCAACCTCTTCACCGAGGCGGGCCGGACCGAAGTCGAACAGACCCTGCCCGACAGTGGCCTCCCGGACCAATTGGGCGCAAGTCCAGCTGGTAATATCAGGTGGTTGTCGGGCGTCCTCGTACGGGTACCCGTACCCAACTACATCCCTGGTACCTGGTTCATTTCCTCGCTCGACGCGGATTTCCATCCAAA GATATACATGTGCTCAGTAAATGCAGTATTACGTATTGTATGCACCTTCGGACTGCCGAGCACCACTACACCCACTTCCGAGTACCGGCACCACCGTTACTATCTTGTGCCTTTTCATCCTCCCTTGTTGGGCCTCAAGGATAGACTCGGGTGCGACGACAAGACGGTCACCCGTTTTTACACACCACCTGGCTCATTGGATATCAAATCACAAGCCAGCACCTTTGCCTCATTTGCCAATATTGCGATTTCCCTCCCCGCCATGTCCGAAATCGCCATCGTGGCAACGAAAGGAGTGTTCACTAACGTTCGCAACCACTTTCCCCGAGCTGCTGAGCAACACTCGCGACAGAGCACAGCCCTCGTAGTTGCTCGGTCACTCGACCAATGTGCTCGTTCACTCCACTTATCCAACGCCCAACCGCAAGCCCAGTGCCGAA TAGCAGGAGTCAATTGTGGCGACGATCCGGTCGGACCGCCCATGGGCCGAATCGTCCCCCCCACCAACCAAACCTACCCACCCACCAACCCATCAACCCTCCCAACCATTAAACTCACCGCCCATCTGCCGACTGCCCTCCTTCCGCCATCGGCCAAGCTCTTCTGGGacac CGTAATCGCCCTCGTGACTTTGCAGGCCACAGGGACCAGCTTCAGCACTCCAACAATTGCTCTCCTCCGACTCCACCAGCTTGCTCCGAGCGGGGCTTTTCATGGCACCGCACGACTAAGCAGTTACAgtagct ATCCCCAGGCCCACCGAGACCAGACATCGCCATCCGTCTCTCCTCGTGCCCTTGAACGTCGTCTTGTCTGCTCAGATCGACTTCCTTGCCGCAG ACGACCGACGAAGATCACGATCCACACGGGCGGTGAAAGCTCCCGCTCAACTTCCTACAACAGCGAGGAAGACTTGTCCCACAACGAGCGAGATATATCCATtaccgacgaagacgacgagtGGGACGATCAAGACGACTTctacgacggcgacgaagaccTCTTCCCTTCCGATTCCGCATCCGCCAGCAACGAAGGCCCTCCCGTCCCACGTcaagcgagagcgagagccgcccctcgccgtcatcgattGACTCGCCAGCAACCCCAGTATCCCCCGGTGCAGGTGTCTGCACCCATCCTGCCCAGCGTGGATCCGTCCGAAGAATTCGGCCACTATGGCCAGGGGTACCAGCCCCAACCCGCCCAACGCGCCGGCCACTTCgccgggcgaggcggccatccGCAACCGTACCCGGGCCAAAACCACTACATGGGAGGATATCCGGCCGGAAACCAGATGGTTCCTTACGGAAGCTACGGGCCGAACCCCTTCAGTCCCATGAGCAACAGCTCGAGCGGGGCCAGTTActtcggcggcgagcagaggCTCATGTACGACATGATGCCgtaccagcagcagccctTCTACGGCGCCCCGCAGTACAGCCTGCCCGCTCACATGCAGCAGTTTCACCTttcgcccccgcccccgccggcTACCGAAGCTCCCGCCCAGCCGCCCACGCCGGCCCCGAAGGAGCCCCCGGTTGATGTGGAAAAGATCAAGATGGAAGCGCAGCTGGCCGCCATAAAAGCCCACGAGGATAGGCAGAgagccctcgacgagcagcgggAGCGTGACACCCAGATTcgcaaggaggccgaggaggcttTCATGAAGAAGATGGACGAGATGAAGAAGCAGCAAGAGGAGGCTCAAAAGGAGATTGCGCGCGCTCGAGCCGAAGCCGAGCGTGCTGCCGTTGAACGAGTCGAAGCCGAACGCAGGGCTGCCGACGATAGGGCGaagcaggaggccgaggcgatgaGACGCGCCGAAGAGAATGCCATGAGGAAGTTCGAAGCCGAGATGAAGGCGGCAGAGGATCGGAGgaagaaggaggccgaggaccgCGTGAGGATCGAAGAGGCCGCCAAGGCTCGCCTGGAGGCCGCCATGAAAGCCGAAGCGGACGCCAAGATAGCGGCCGAGAAGAAAgtggccgaggaagccgaaCGACTCAAGCTGATCCAGGAGGACGCCAAGCGCAAGGCTGAagccgacgcggcggccaagatcgaggccgacaaggaggcggccaagaagaaagccgaagccgacgaggcggccaagaaggagcACGAGGCCCTCAAGAAAAAGATTCAAGAAGAAACCAAGGCCAAGTTGGAGGAGGCGGCTAAGAAAGCGTCGGACAAGGCGCCTATCAAGTTCAAGGACGCCGTCGGAAGGAAATTCAGCTTCCCTTTTCATCTTTGCAAGACCTGGCAG GGCATCGACGACCTCATCAAGCAGGCCTTCTTGCACGTCGAAGTCATCGGACCACATGTGCAGCAGGGCCACTTTGACCTCATCGGTCCCAATGGCGAGATTATCCTTCCTACTGTATGGGAAAAGGTCATAGAACCAGACTGGTCGATCAGCATGGTCATGTGGCCGGTGGAAAAGATGCCTCCAGCTGGCCCGAAATTGCCACCTGGGATGATGCCAGGAGCCggaggccgtcgcggccaCATGCCTGGCATACCGATTCCTGGTCCAATGTCGGGTGTTCCATCTGCCGGACGCCCTGCCGGTGGAATTCCGCCATTGGCCGGCTGGTCAAAATCGGGCAACCGACGTCCGCCGGACATTGACATTGTCGAAGTCGCGCCGGCTCCAGCAAAGTCAGGGaagagcagcagcaagaaAAACTCGGCAATGCTCACATTCTTTGCGGGCAGGCCGGCGAAGAAAAA GTCGAGCAAGAAGTGA
- a CDS encoding putative ABP140-actin filament-binding protein → MASSVAPGADNALPTPAEEIAISTTPSQCVDANEVPPHRSHDPAKNLKRSDPFQFGSRYLGEEDDVFEFNAWDHVETDDAYKEYAERQFEMQRQAPVSDFDKNRFNSDPAKWWNLFYKNNAANFFKNRKWLQQEFPILAELTKEDAGPVTMLEIGAGAGNTAFPVLASNKNAHFRLHACDFSKTAVEVMRSHEAYDTKHMQADVWDASGEALPPGLEEGSVDVAVMVFIFSALSPNEWAQAVRNVHRLLKPGGLVCFRDYGRGDLAQVRFRKGRYLEENFYIRGDGTRVYFFDRDELAAIWSGAGSPDGDESEVPKFEVEGLGFDRRLLVNRAQKIKMYRCWLQGRFRKK, encoded by the exons ATGGCGTCAAGTGTCGCCCCTGGTGCGGATAACGCTCTGCCAACGCCGGCCGAAGAGATTGCtatctcgacgacgccgagtcAATGCGTCGATGCGAACGAGGTGCCTCCCCATCGATCCCACGATCCCGCCAAAAACTTGAAGCGAAGTGATCCTTTCCAATTTGGAAGCCGCTATCtgggcgaagaggacgatgTGTTCGAGTTCAATGCCTGGGACCACGtggagacggacgacgcGTACAAGGAGTACGCTGAGCGTCAGTTCGAGATGCAACGCCAGGCGCCCGTCTCCGACTTTGACAAAA ACAGGTTCAATTCTGATCCGGCAAAGTGGTGGAATCTCTTCTACAAGAACAATGCTGCCAACTTTTTCAAGAATCGCAAATGGCTCCAGCAGGAATTTCCCATCTTGGCTGAGCTAACCAAAGAGGACGCTGGGCCGGTGACAATGTTGGAGATTGGTGCGGGAGCCGGTAACACGGCGTTCCCTGTCTTGGCCAGCAATAAGAATGCACACTTCAGGTTGCATGCCTGCGACTTCTCCAAGACGGCGGTAGAGGTAATGCGCAGCCATGAAGCGTACGACACGAAGCACATGCAGGCCGATGTGTGGGACGCATCTGGCGAGGCGCTCCCTCCTGGGTTGGAAGAAGGATCCGTAGACGTCGCTGTCATGGTGTTTATTTTTTCTGCCCTGTCGCCGAATGAGTGGGCACAGGCTGTCCGAAATGTGCACAGACTGCTGAAGCCAGGTGGCCTGGTCTGCTTCCGAGACTATGGGAGAGGAGACCTGGCCCAAGTCCGTTTCCGAAAGGGGCGGTACCTGGAAGAGAACTTCTATATCCGCGGCGACGGAACTCGAGTCTACTTCTTCGACAGGGACGAGCTGGCCGCGATATGGTCCGGCGCAGGCTCACCAGACGGGGACGAGTCCGAGGTGCCGAAATTCGAAGTGGAGGGCCTAGGCTTTGATCGGCGACTGCTGGTCAACCGAGCGCAGAAGATCAAAATGTACAGGTGCTGGTTGCAAGGGCGCTTTAGGAAGAAGTAG